One region of Marispirochaeta aestuarii genomic DNA includes:
- a CDS encoding tripartite tricarboxylate transporter permease has protein sequence MDWGILIQEWTMLPSMALSVLTNPQTLMGLVLGGLLGIIGGILPGISAVMSMTLMLGFVFKMPVDAGIGLLVGIYTGAIYGGSITAILLNMPGTPAAAATVLDGHAMARNGKSREAVGLATWSSFFGEIGGELGTFILLPFIAVVALKLGDWEIFLVSLIGLTLAGALGAKNPVKGWIAAFAGFLVVMIGTDPIWGVFRYGYTPALMRGVKFLPVLIGLFGIAEVFWVLRDRVPYQLTEKPGRMIARVRDFKGNIRTIFRSIMIGIGVGIVPGVGESVAPWLAYDMAQRKSKDGSKFGTGIPEGVIAPEVANNATSGGALIPMLVLGIPGSGPTAVMLAALFMYGIRPGPMLIIEFPGFIAKVIFLFWVSAVIFRLLSWLLSKYFIGLLSVRREVILPVAVGLGIIGAWGVGFNTFDVLVMFIFGVVGYVMRLRSFPLAPMVLGVMIGTVADQSLRRALVTYSGNIPGMFMRPFGLVLLIAFIIIIYSQMKFRKKLKIQDE, from the coding sequence ATGGATTGGGGCATACTTATACAGGAGTGGACGATGCTGCCGAGCATGGCCCTCTCCGTTCTTACAAACCCGCAAACCCTTATGGGGCTTGTCCTCGGTGGTCTGCTGGGAATAATCGGCGGAATCCTGCCGGGAATCTCTGCGGTCATGTCCATGACCCTTATGCTCGGCTTCGTGTTCAAGATGCCTGTGGACGCCGGAATCGGGCTTCTTGTGGGGATCTATACCGGGGCGATTTACGGCGGAAGTATTACGGCTATTCTTCTGAATATGCCCGGGACACCCGCTGCTGCGGCAACCGTTCTTGACGGACACGCCATGGCAAGAAACGGAAAATCCCGCGAGGCCGTAGGGCTTGCAACCTGGTCGAGTTTCTTTGGAGAAATCGGCGGAGAACTGGGCACCTTTATTCTGCTGCCCTTCATTGCCGTGGTAGCCTTGAAGCTCGGGGACTGGGAAATCTTTCTTGTATCCCTGATCGGACTAACCCTTGCCGGTGCACTTGGTGCCAAGAATCCTGTGAAGGGATGGATTGCGGCTTTCGCCGGCTTTCTGGTTGTAATGATCGGTACAGACCCCATCTGGGGTGTCTTCCGCTATGGTTATACTCCGGCCCTGATGCGGGGAGTAAAATTCCTGCCTGTTCTTATCGGTCTCTTCGGTATCGCCGAAGTTTTCTGGGTTCTGCGCGACAGGGTTCCATACCAGTTGACCGAGAAGCCTGGACGCATGATTGCCAGGGTTCGGGATTTCAAGGGAAACATCAGAACAATCTTCAGATCCATAATGATAGGAATTGGGGTCGGAATAGTACCCGGGGTTGGTGAGTCTGTGGCTCCCTGGCTGGCCTACGACATGGCCCAGAGAAAATCGAAGGACGGCAGCAAGTTCGGCACCGGTATTCCCGAGGGAGTCATCGCTCCGGAGGTCGCGAACAACGCCACCTCCGGCGGGGCCTTGATTCCCATGCTGGTTCTGGGTATTCCCGGAAGCGGTCCTACAGCCGTTATGCTCGCAGCGCTGTTCATGTACGGTATCCGGCCGGGTCCCATGCTCATTATCGAATTCCCCGGATTCATCGCGAAGGTTATCTTTCTTTTCTGGGTTTCAGCGGTGATATTCCGGCTCTTGTCCTGGCTGCTGTCCAAATATTTTATCGGACTCCTGTCGGTCCGGCGGGAGGTTATACTTCCGGTTGCAGTGGGACTCGGAATAATCGGCGCCTGGGGCGTTGGGTTCAATACCTTTGATGTTCTGGTCATGTTTATCTTCGGCGTCGTCGGATATGTAATGCGCCTGAGAAGCTTTCCCCTGGCACCCATGGTCCTGGGAGTTATGATAGGCACCGTGGCTGACCAGTCCCTGCGCCGCGCTCTCGTTACCTATTCCGGTAACATCCCCGGTATGTTTATGCGGCCCTTCGGCCTGGTGCTGCTCATCGCATTTATCATCATCATCTACAGTCAGATGAAGTTCCGCAAGAAACTGAAGATTCAGGATGAGTAG
- a CDS encoding GntR family transcriptional regulator, with protein MTKNEILNDLREKILTEVYEQGESLIERELCEFYEISRTPIREILWRLVLEGIVEQKPSRGFFVRKLGWEQIFDIFQAREAIEGMAVRLTCQRGDVQIFERLTALRKRLFSLDDTNMAEEGPKAGRLFHETVMEGSSNALLKEIYQKVSYMAKMTSNIARHSVSIETLSRDYHVSIIDSILSGDPDKSESLMREHLRTTCRGILDTFYPQVFVPRGSNGKSRKEIENR; from the coding sequence ATGACAAAAAATGAGATCTTGAATGATCTGCGGGAAAAAATACTGACTGAAGTCTATGAGCAGGGGGAATCCCTGATCGAGCGGGAGTTGTGTGAATTTTATGAAATCAGCAGAACTCCCATACGGGAGATCCTCTGGCGCCTGGTGCTCGAAGGCATTGTAGAGCAGAAACCCTCCCGGGGGTTTTTTGTCCGCAAATTGGGCTGGGAGCAGATCTTTGACATTTTTCAGGCCCGTGAAGCTATTGAAGGCATGGCTGTACGGCTGACCTGCCAGCGCGGCGATGTTCAGATATTCGAAAGGTTAACGGCACTGCGAAAAAGACTGTTCAGCCTGGACGATACAAATATGGCGGAAGAGGGGCCGAAAGCGGGCCGGCTGTTTCATGAGACGGTCATGGAAGGCTCCTCAAACGCGCTTTTAAAGGAAATCTATCAGAAAGTCAGCTATATGGCGAAAATGACGAGCAATATTGCGCGGCATTCTGTATCAATAGAAACTCTTTCCAGGGATTATCATGTCTCTATCATTGATTCTATTCTCTCCGGTGATCCCGATAAAAGTGAATCCCTCATGCGGGAGCATCTGCGAACTACATGCAGAGGAATACTTGATACGTTTTATCCCCAGGTCTTTGTTCCCCGGGGCAGTAATGGAAAAAGCAGAAAAGAAATTGAAAATCGGTAA
- a CDS encoding HpcH/HpaI aldolase family protein — protein sequence MAVKELREGKKIIGTMVRMMRNPAVAQIAKHAGLDFIMFDMEHGPLSIESFSDVAKVARSVGLGIFVRIPELSKGYVSRLMDAGADGIMCPMLSTEEEAKTLVKYSRYAPVGGRGFGSNGVFTSFGGVKTDVPTFMKEQNQATLAIAQIETKEAVENIDKIAAVDGIDVLLIGPNDLAISLGVPGDTMCETNQAAIAKVVAAAKKHNKYFALHAGGALFDKWLPDMDMVMNDLDINILSSGFAAIAKKVKG from the coding sequence ATGGCAGTAAAGGAACTGCGGGAAGGTAAAAAAATTATTGGAACAATGGTCAGGATGATGAGAAATCCTGCTGTTGCACAGATTGCGAAACACGCCGGGCTCGATTTTATCATGTTTGATATGGAACACGGCCCTCTCTCCATTGAATCCTTTTCCGATGTGGCAAAGGTGGCCCGGTCCGTGGGGCTGGGAATTTTTGTACGTATACCGGAATTATCCAAGGGATATGTTTCCCGCCTCATGGACGCCGGTGCCGATGGAATCATGTGCCCCATGCTGAGTACTGAAGAAGAAGCGAAGACCCTTGTAAAGTATTCCCGTTATGCTCCCGTCGGAGGCCGGGGATTCGGAAGCAATGGTGTTTTCACCTCTTTCGGGGGAGTCAAGACTGACGTGCCGACCTTCATGAAGGAACAGAACCAGGCAACCCTGGCTATCGCCCAGATCGAGACCAAGGAAGCAGTGGAAAACATCGACAAGATTGCGGCTGTGGACGGCATCGATGTTCTTCTCATCGGCCCCAACGACCTGGCAATTTCTCTCGGTGTTCCCGGAGATACAATGTGCGAGACCAACCAGGCCGCTATCGCCAAGGTCGTCGCTGCCGCCAAGAAACATAACAAGTACTTTGCTCTCCATGCAGGCGGGGCGCTCTTCGACAAGTGGCTTCCGGATATGGATATGGTAATGAATGATCTGGATATCAATATTCTCAGCAGCGGTTTTGCCGCTATTGCCAAGAAAGTAAAAGGGTAA
- a CDS encoding hydroxyacid dehydrogenase, which translates to MAAYKVLIPQDIMEEGKAYLRDKGYEIKMGSGITVEDIVKDVADCDAILARTAPFPAEVLEAGKKLKVIGRHGVGVDNIDVKKAEEMGIWVTNAPESNSNTVAEHALGLIIALAHNIVRSDKAFRAGDFEIRNRVKGSDLEGKVLGVLGMGKIGRLVAQKAYHGLGMKVFGYDPYLKADEFPQWVTKVDDWDEIFRSSDYLTIHIPATPKTKNSIGAKEFGLMKKSACIINAARGEVVDEPALVEALKKGEIAGAGLDVFAEEPPVKDHPFFSMDNVVVTPHNAALTTECMIRMATHAAQGIDEALNGKKPTWPVNNPSNPR; encoded by the coding sequence ATGGCTGCATACAAGGTTTTAATCCCGCAGGACATTATGGAAGAAGGCAAAGCCTATCTTCGGGATAAAGGCTATGAGATAAAAATGGGCAGCGGTATCACCGTGGAAGATATCGTTAAGGATGTTGCTGACTGTGATGCCATTCTTGCCAGGACTGCACCTTTTCCCGCAGAGGTGCTGGAAGCAGGTAAAAAACTCAAGGTTATCGGACGCCACGGTGTCGGCGTGGATAATATTGACGTTAAAAAAGCCGAGGAGATGGGAATCTGGGTGACAAACGCACCGGAATCCAATTCGAACACCGTTGCCGAGCACGCTCTTGGTCTCATTATAGCTCTTGCCCACAACATCGTACGAAGCGACAAGGCCTTCAGGGCGGGAGATTTCGAAATCAGAAACCGGGTAAAGGGAAGCGACCTGGAAGGCAAGGTCCTTGGTGTTCTGGGCATGGGAAAGATCGGTCGTCTTGTGGCGCAAAAAGCCTACCACGGACTTGGCATGAAGGTCTTCGGATATGATCCATATCTTAAGGCTGATGAGTTTCCTCAGTGGGTTACAAAGGTCGATGATTGGGATGAGATCTTCAGGTCCTCCGATTATCTGACAATCCATATTCCCGCCACCCCCAAGACCAAGAACTCCATAGGTGCAAAGGAGTTCGGTCTGATGAAAAAGAGCGCCTGCATAATCAATGCTGCCAGGGGTGAGGTCGTTGATGAACCTGCCCTTGTAGAGGCTCTGAAAAAGGGCGAGATTGCCGGCGCCGGTCTTGATGTGTTTGCCGAAGAGCCGCCTGTCAAGGACCATCCCTTCTTCAGTATGGATAATGTCGTCGTGACTCCCCATAACGCTGCACTCACAACCGAGTGTATGATCAGAATGGCTACTCACGCGGCCCAGGGAATCGATGAAGCCCTCAACGGGAAAAAGCCGACCTGGCCGGTTAACAACCCTTCGAATCCCAGATAA
- a CDS encoding iron-containing alcohol dehydrogenase, with protein MDYRKTAEGLLKEFKGDNYLYGRDVLGDVGKVAAAVGKTAVFVCDKFPGSDEHIEKIRKSLTDAGVTIAKEEAGAGPNAPREDLSRITRAIVDANPDVLVSFGGGSTIDAVKSAEVLRTLGGDIEDYFGTGQVTAVVEKSGKKLTPHIAIQTAASSGAHLTKYSNITDLKTGQKKLVVDEAIVPQFPVFDFSVTYGAPKSLIMDGALDGIAHCLEVLYGAVGNPNYDKVEKIAEAGIGLVVENLPRVIDNPDDLDARDALCLATDMGGYAIMVGGTNGAHLTSFSLIDILSHGRACAMMNPYYTVFFAPAIEKSLKLVGGIYEKAGLLKGDLFSLTGRDLGVAVAEAMLELSRKIGFPVKLSEVEGFTQAHIDRCLTAAKNPQLKMKLENMPTPMTADQIDVYMGSVLEAAKTGDFSVIKNL; from the coding sequence ATGGACTATCGAAAAACAGCAGAAGGCCTGCTCAAGGAGTTCAAGGGCGATAATTATCTCTATGGCAGAGATGTCCTTGGAGACGTGGGTAAGGTAGCCGCTGCTGTTGGTAAAACAGCAGTATTCGTTTGCGACAAATTCCCCGGAAGTGACGAGCATATTGAAAAAATACGCAAGTCCCTGACGGATGCGGGCGTGACCATCGCAAAGGAAGAGGCAGGAGCAGGACCCAACGCACCCCGTGAAGACCTCAGCAGGATCACCAGGGCCATAGTTGACGCCAACCCCGACGTGCTCGTAAGTTTCGGCGGCGGAAGCACGATTGACGCAGTAAAATCCGCAGAGGTTCTGCGCACCCTCGGCGGGGATATCGAAGACTATTTCGGAACCGGACAGGTGACTGCCGTAGTGGAAAAGAGCGGAAAAAAGCTTACCCCCCACATCGCCATTCAGACTGCTGCAAGCTCCGGTGCGCATCTGACAAAGTACTCAAACATCACCGACCTTAAAACCGGTCAGAAAAAGCTGGTTGTTGATGAAGCCATCGTTCCCCAGTTTCCTGTTTTTGATTTTTCCGTTACCTATGGCGCTCCCAAGAGCCTGATTATGGACGGAGCACTGGACGGAATTGCCCACTGTCTTGAAGTACTGTATGGTGCAGTCGGAAACCCGAACTACGATAAGGTCGAAAAGATTGCCGAGGCCGGTATCGGGCTGGTAGTCGAAAATCTTCCCAGAGTTATCGATAATCCCGATGACCTCGATGCCCGGGACGCCCTGTGTCTCGCCACTGATATGGGCGGATACGCCATCATGGTCGGTGGAACCAACGGTGCTCACCTGACCAGCTTCTCCCTTATCGACATCCTGAGCCATGGCCGGGCCTGTGCCATGATGAATCCCTACTACACCGTATTCTTTGCCCCGGCCATCGAAAAATCCCTGAAGCTCGTTGGCGGTATCTATGAAAAGGCCGGCCTGCTCAAGGGCGATCTTTTTTCCCTTACCGGCCGCGACCTCGGGGTAGCGGTAGCAGAAGCAATGCTCGAGCTTTCCCGGAAGATCGGTTTCCCTGTAAAGCTGTCTGAGGTTGAAGGTTTTACCCAGGCCCATATCGACCGCTGTCTTACCGCGGCCAAAAACCCGCAGCTGAAGATGAAGCTTGAGAACATGCCGACCCCGATGACTGCAGATCAGATCGACGTCTATATGGGATCCGTTCTTGAAGCAGCAAAGACCGGAGATTTCTCGGTTATAAAAAACCTGTAA
- a CDS encoding sigma 54-interacting transcriptional regulator: MNILFIAPYLDLVKTAGETLKDSPYQVKVLLGDLEKGLQIAHDELVRSQVDVIVSRGGTASLLRQNLQIPVFEIDVTAFDLLRVVYPYVKRGSKVAVVGYENVVSGARSLAEILGVELGYFLVQHREKIDSVLDRVKNWGADILIGDTVSITTAQGRNINCELVRSGPEAIRATVEAAARFYDHMHEGIVRSNRLHTILEHTDKGVIYLDSEDTIEIINSKAEKILGVSRYRLTGTKISSDLIPGQIGESVHGKNRNRLIQIDGKDFLLEVSAVRVDGIREATLLFLQSTGYYHDMEGMIRQQLTSRGLIANDTFDSIVARSKIMLKTVERARRFSRTDSTVLLLGETGCGKEIFAQSIHNASPRSDGPFIGVNCAALPDSLLESELFGYAEGAFTGARKGGKPGLFELAHKGTIFLDEVNDMSNAVQARFLRVLQEKKLMRIGDNKIFDIDIRIIAASNKDLLEEAEAGRFRKDLYYRLKILDIEIPPLRKRAEDIVPLFAAFYSTAKNRNSVPVDCISDKLYEVMIQYPWPGNVRQLRNFAEKVAVLTSLEEEREEVYLDLIDELKSEHSIKTYSAAKSTDGEAKTLREIEEEIIRQRWELNDRNVSRTARELGIDRVTLRKKLALK; the protein is encoded by the coding sequence GTGAATATTCTATTTATCGCACCCTATCTGGATCTTGTTAAAACTGCCGGAGAGACCCTGAAGGATTCCCCGTACCAGGTTAAAGTCCTTTTGGGGGATTTGGAAAAGGGGCTTCAGATCGCCCACGATGAACTTGTCCGCAGTCAGGTTGATGTAATAGTGAGCCGCGGAGGGACCGCCTCACTTTTACGGCAGAACCTTCAGATTCCGGTTTTTGAGATCGACGTTACAGCTTTTGACCTGCTGCGGGTGGTTTACCCATACGTAAAGAGGGGCAGCAAAGTCGCTGTTGTAGGCTATGAGAATGTAGTCAGCGGCGCACGGAGTCTTGCGGAAATCCTCGGGGTGGAACTTGGGTATTTTCTGGTCCAGCACCGGGAAAAAATCGACAGCGTGCTCGATAGGGTCAAGAACTGGGGTGCGGATATTCTGATCGGCGATACCGTATCGATAACGACGGCCCAGGGCAGAAATATCAATTGCGAGCTGGTGCGTTCCGGACCGGAGGCCATAAGGGCCACGGTCGAAGCCGCCGCCAGGTTTTATGACCATATGCACGAAGGCATTGTCCGCAGCAACAGGCTGCATACGATTCTGGAGCATACCGACAAAGGGGTTATCTACCTCGACTCGGAAGATACCATTGAAATTATAAACTCAAAGGCGGAAAAGATCCTCGGAGTCAGCCGGTACAGGCTGACCGGAACGAAGATAAGCTCAGATTTAATACCCGGCCAGATCGGCGAATCAGTTCACGGCAAGAACAGGAACCGTCTTATACAGATCGACGGCAAGGATTTTTTACTGGAGGTCTCGGCAGTCCGGGTGGATGGGATCCGGGAGGCGACGCTGCTGTTTCTCCAGAGTACGGGATACTACCATGATATGGAAGGAATGATACGACAGCAGCTGACGAGCAGAGGACTTATTGCGAATGATACCTTTGACTCCATAGTAGCCCGCAGCAAGATCATGTTAAAGACCGTTGAACGCGCCAGACGTTTCAGCAGAACAGACTCCACGGTCCTGCTCCTGGGAGAAACAGGCTGCGGAAAAGAAATTTTCGCCCAGAGCATTCACAATGCCTCTCCCCGTAGTGACGGGCCTTTTATCGGAGTCAACTGTGCAGCTTTACCGGACAGTCTCCTGGAAAGTGAACTCTTTGGTTACGCGGAAGGTGCCTTTACCGGCGCACGTAAGGGAGGAAAGCCGGGGCTTTTTGAACTGGCCCATAAGGGTACTATATTTCTGGACGAAGTGAATGATATGAGCAATGCCGTTCAGGCCCGCTTTCTGCGGGTCCTTCAGGAAAAGAAGCTTATGCGAATCGGGGACAACAAGATTTTTGATATAGATATCAGGATTATCGCTGCGAGCAACAAGGATCTGCTGGAGGAAGCTGAAGCGGGAAGGTTCCGAAAGGATCTCTATTACCGGCTCAAAATCCTGGATATTGAGATTCCGCCCCTCCGCAAACGGGCTGAGGATATAGTACCCCTTTTCGCGGCCTTCTATTCAACAGCGAAAAACAGGAACTCCGTTCCCGTGGACTGTATATCCGACAAACTCTATGAAGTGATGATCCAGTATCCATGGCCGGGTAACGTGAGACAACTGCGCAATTTTGCCGAAAAAGTCGCTGTTCTGACCTCCCTGGAGGAGGAGCGGGAAGAAGTCTATCTTGATCTGATTGATGAGCTGAAGTCAGAGCATTCCATAAAAACATATTCCGCCGCGAAAAGTACCGACGGCGAGGCAAAAACTCTGCGGGAGATCGAGGAGGAGATTATCCGGCAACGCTGGGAATTGAACGACCGAAACGTTTCCCGTACAGCCAGGGAGCTGGGAATCGACCGTGTCACCCTTCGCAAGAAACTGGCCTTGAAATAA